From Phenylobacterium montanum, the proteins below share one genomic window:
- a CDS encoding GGDEF domain-containing protein: MKLLGVRADPLSAVRRRAALVAEAAQMPGAVQAPDSASFLGIVEAELTPAVRAALTRLISEIDELRGEVGRLKARLNEAEDLADLDALTPLLNRRAFLRELKRILAFSQRFGGPCSLVYFDLEGFKAVNDRFGHAAGDEALKGVAERLAAHVREGDVIGRIGGDEFGVILVQADLGAALARAGAMAAAIETQPVACGDWLVPLKITYGVRQLDPGMTAEEALGQADHAMYAQRRAG, translated from the coding sequence ATGAAGCTTCTGGGCGTGAGGGCTGATCCCCTCTCCGCAGTGCGCCGGCGAGCGGCGCTGGTGGCCGAGGCCGCGCAGATGCCGGGCGCCGTGCAGGCCCCCGACAGCGCCTCATTCCTGGGAATCGTCGAGGCCGAGCTGACCCCGGCGGTGCGCGCGGCCCTGACCCGGCTGATCAGCGAGATCGACGAGTTGCGCGGCGAGGTGGGGCGGCTGAAGGCGCGGCTGAACGAGGCCGAAGACCTGGCCGACCTGGACGCCCTGACCCCGCTCCTGAACCGCCGCGCCTTCCTGCGCGAACTGAAGCGGATCTTGGCGTTCAGCCAACGCTTTGGCGGCCCCTGCAGCCTGGTCTATTTCGATCTGGAAGGCTTCAAGGCGGTCAACGACCGCTTCGGTCACGCCGCGGGCGACGAGGCGCTGAAGGGCGTGGCCGAGCGCCTGGCCGCCCATGTGCGCGAGGGCGACGTGATCGGCCGCATCGGCGGCGACGAATTCGGTGTGATCCTGGTCCAGGCCGACCTGGGCGCCGCCCTGGCCCGCGCCGGCGCCATGGCCGCGGCGATCGAAACCCAGCCGGTGGCCTGCGGCGACTGGCTGGTGCCGCTGAAGATCACCTATGGCGTGCGCCAGCTGGACCCCGGCATGACCGCCGAGGAGGCCCTGGGCCAGGCCGACCACGCCATGTACGCGCAGAGGCGGGCGGGTTAG
- the purE gene encoding 5-(carboxyamino)imidazole ribonucleotide mutase: MNAESAPVAIIMGSRSDWPTMKAAADALEALGVAYHAKVVSAHRTPDRMYAFAKGAKAAGYKVIIAGAGGAAHLPGMTASMTELPVLGVPVESKALKGMDSLLSIVQMPGGIPVATLAIGEAGARNAGLLAARILALGDADLAQRVAEYAARQSDMVSESVED, from the coding sequence ATGAACGCTGAGTCGGCGCCGGTCGCCATCATCATGGGCAGCCGCTCCGACTGGCCCACCATGAAGGCCGCCGCCGACGCGCTGGAGGCGCTGGGCGTGGCCTATCATGCCAAGGTGGTCTCGGCGCACCGCACCCCGGACCGCATGTACGCCTTCGCCAAGGGGGCCAAGGCGGCCGGCTACAAGGTGATCATCGCCGGCGCCGGCGGGGCGGCGCACCTGCCCGGCATGACCGCGTCGATGACCGAGCTGCCGGTCCTGGGCGTGCCGGTGGAGTCCAAGGCGCTGAAGGGCATGGATTCGCTGTTGTCGATCGTGCAGATGCCGGGCGGAATTCCGGTCGCCACCCTGGCGATCGGCGAGGCCGGCGCCCGCAACGCCGGACTGCTGGCTGCGCGGATCCTAGCCCTGGGCGATGCGGACCTGGCCCAGCGCGTTGCCGAGTATGCCGCCCGCCAGAGTGATATGGTGTCCGAAAGCGTCGAGGACTGA
- a CDS encoding thiamine phosphate synthase, with translation MSVHTRLSPLAATARLLSRRANPGLPGLWFVTDPARTPDPVATVAQLPRGSAVIFRAFGATDAVELGRALRQATRKAGVLLLAGADSALARRIGADGIHLPERLAHRAGQLRRARPGSLVTAAAHDAAAIRKARRAGAQAVLVSPVFPSRSPSAGRPLGVLRFQALARGAGVPVVALGGINSRTARRLKGTCAAGLAAVEGVTAP, from the coding sequence GTGAGCGTGCATACAAGACTTTCCCCCCTGGCCGCCACAGCGCGTCTGCTGTCACGGCGTGCGAACCCCGGGCTGCCGGGGCTGTGGTTCGTCACCGATCCGGCGCGGACGCCCGATCCTGTCGCCACGGTCGCTCAGTTGCCGCGGGGCTCGGCGGTGATCTTCCGCGCTTTCGGCGCCACTGACGCGGTGGAGCTAGGACGGGCGCTGCGCCAGGCGACGCGCAAGGCCGGGGTGCTGCTGCTGGCCGGTGCCGACTCGGCCCTGGCCCGGCGAATCGGGGCGGACGGGATTCACCTGCCGGAGCGGCTGGCGCACCGCGCCGGCCAGCTGAGGCGCGCGCGGCCCGGCTCGCTGGTCACCGCCGCGGCCCACGACGCGGCCGCCATCCGCAAGGCCCGGCGGGCCGGCGCTCAAGCCGTGCTGGTCTCGCCGGTGTTTCCAAGCCGCAGCCCCTCGGCGGGCCGTCCCTTGGGCGTGCTGCGCTTTCAGGCCCTGGCGCGCGGCGCCGGCGTGCCGGTGGTCGCTCTCGGCGGGATCAATTCGCGCACGGCGCGGCGGCTGAAGGGGACGTGCGCGGCGGGGCTTGCTGCGGTTGAGGGGGTGACCGCCCCCTAA